The sequence ATAAAAATTTTTGCGAGATTTGTGATTAGAAATAACATTATTACTATGTAATATCTTCAATacattgtatgtatatttttacttttagcAGATATATTTAACTTTGACAAGTGTATTTTCGGCATCAGGCAAATCACACGTCAGTCTGTGGCGTGGCGTCACGAGAATAGCATCGTGGGGTTAATTCTCGTCTCGTTCAGAAATAATATCTACCGACGTAGTACGTACTGTTAATGTTACGAATCTGTATATgactacaaatatttatttgtaaatattttgagTGTTCCAACATTCAGACCCCAATGAACTTAGGTAATGTAGTTTTGTTAATAACATTGTGTTAACTTACCTTTAAGGGAGAAGTATTAATATTGTTATAAGTTTTGGAGCAAACTTGTGTAAACAAATAAGTGAACGAATAAGTGTTACGACAAAGAATTGAGCAATTTGGTTATGAAAGGTTATGAACATCAACTGAAACGTCGTTTCATTCCCTGAAAGCAACCCTTGCAATTAAGACAATCAGCCACTGTGAATCCGGTTTCTTTAAAATTGCGATCAATACTGTTCTGTTTGAGTTCTCCTAAGTGGAGCAAGAGAGCGATACCGCTCTTCGATTATgtttgtgtatatgtatatataactgaAATGTCATGTGCTTCTTTGTAAAGCGAGAATTGAACTGATAATAGTAATACAGACGACAAATATTGATAGTAAATTGAGAAATGTTCAAAAATTTGTAGTTTAATGATGAATTAATAGCGTAGAAATTTTTGAAGCAACTTTATTTATGAATCACAAAATGACATGCTCAAATTTGACGATTAAATATTTACCAATTATTTTGCTACATTAGCCgattatttttaaagatattaattcaacTATTGTACTTCGTCATAGTTAGCGTATTATCTGCTTTCATAAATACAGTTTTATAAAATACTAAGTTATAGGTATAGTCTATTGTTTATCGTTTTTCTTCCCATCACTGGGAACTTTTTATTAATCTGCGGTAGTTTTGTGTGACGTCGGTTTGTCGGTTTAGATAACAACACGTATACTCACGTTTATACTGTAATAATGTCCTCggtgattttgtaatttcttatttctgttTTATTGTGAAGACGTTTACTCGACACATTCATTAAGAaaaatcttttcttttgttACATTTCGTTAAGTCTTATATCTCTCTTTGTTAATTTAGTCTTTTCAGATAATATCTTTCGTAATAAATTTCTGTCTTTTGAATGTTAAGATTATACTCTGAATTTAATTATCTATAAGATTTATAACATAGATTTTTTTCTATACCATTAGGTACGTGACTACACGACCTATCGCATATGAGTTAGATAACATGAGTTTGAATTACGTAGAATCACATATAGATCAGTTATATCGAGTTTAGTTACTTGTAACGAAAAGCAAGTGAACGTACACCGGAGGAATGAAGTATGCAGACCTCTTCACCAAAACAAACCATCGGCTGCATCGGAAAATGTACTTCTGGACTAAGTATCAATGAATTAGATCAGATTACagataatatacataaaactCTGACCCATCCACGTGGAAGggagatttttaaaaaatttttggaACAACGTGGTCTCAAGGACAACCTCGAGTGTTTGGCATTGTACGAAACATGTATGCAGATTATCACAGAAGAGACAAACTCTTCGTAAGTAATCATTTTCTTgccaaaaataataataattgagtTTTAAGAAATACATATTACTTTTGAAGACTCTCCTTTAAATCATTTTCTTGAGAAAATTATCTTTTAAGTGGTAGCCATTTTTGAAATGTTAGGTTTGGAAGAGAAACGCTTTTACCAGTCGATAAAACAGTTAACTGACAAGTAAATAATGAATTTCCAGGTACTCGAAAAAGGAAACAACATTGGAGTCGTTAATCAATAGGGTTATGCAAGTGAAAGAAATGGTTGAAGATTTGGACGGTGTACCGCAAATAGACATGGCACTTCTAGAACGTTTCAATGAAACGTTAAATAGCGATTCGAGGACTTCTTTACTCAACATATTAACAGATACCAGAGATCGGTGTCGCGATCATTTGAGGCACGTTCATGCAAGTTTCAAACAATATGCGTCGGAACCGTGtcctataattaaataattaatgaacATATCTTTTTCTTTGTATCTTCGTgcctttaaaatttcattcgttcaGATGCAGAAAGTTATTCTCCATTTTCTTTAAATGTGTAAAAATTAGCACGTGAAACATGTTTCACGCAACAATCTATATATGTGATGACGAATGTCGTATATTTTCTGTATACTTTTACTCATTGAAATTGcgatatcgttatactgtaattatttaaattatgtaatttaataaaaaaagaagcaaaaattAAAACTCgatgatttatatttttgataatttaaatgttatccCAAATATAACAACAAGTGTAGCAACATTCAAATGCTTCTTCATTCATGTCGCTATTCAATTAATTGATATTTGTTAGATATGTTAATTATGAAATGTATCAAGAACATAAGGAAGATTCTCGTGTGCAGACAatgattgtaaaaataaataatatacgcaATACCATAAAATCTTTGGAGGAAAGTCTCGTGATTACCCGGAGCTTAGAAGCGGAGCGATGGCTACGATACTCAAATTTAAAagcagaaaagaaaataatgatgGACGATCTCAGAAAAGCAAATAAACGCAATAAAAATATGCTCAGTACGTGGGAATGTGTAAACCGCGAGGAACAATAACGTTATTTACATTATGTTTGTAGATTTATTTCGACAGAGTGTTACTGACATTCGTCTTGGAAGCGATATTACGTTGCCAGATTCTTTGAAAAAGGAAGTACAAAGATCTTGGCATCAAAAGtagcattatttattatttacattataacACACATTAATAAACGTTTACAAAAAttgatgttaaaatatttactagGTACGATGCTTTATTAACGCGCAACGAGCAATTAAAACGAGAACTTAATTCCCGAAATTTGCTTCTTAAAGAAAAAACGCAGGAGGTACATAGTTTTGTATGTTTTAACatatttatgttaattttatcGTTAAAATTGATCGATTCTAGATCAGTAGTCTCcaacaaaaattattaacacTTGGCGATAGACTCGTTGAACGGAACGAATCCGT comes from Bombus terrestris chromosome 7, iyBomTerr1.2, whole genome shotgun sequence and encodes:
- the LOC100644019 gene encoding uncharacterized protein LOC100644019 — encoded protein: MQTSSPKQTIGCIGKCTSGLSINELDQITDNIHKTLTHPRGREIFKKFLEQRGLKDNLECLALYETCMQIITEETNSSYSKKETTLESLINRVMQVKEMVEDLDGVPQIDMALLERFNETLNSDSRTSLLNILTDTRDRCRDHLRHVHASFKQYASEPCPIIK
- the LOC105665929 gene encoding uncharacterized protein LOC105665929, yielding MYQEHKEDSRVQTMIVKINNIRNTIKSLEESLVITRSLEAERWLRYSNLKAEKKIMMDDLRKANKRNKNMLNLFRQSVTDIRLGSDITLPDSLKKEVQRSWHQKYDALLTRNEQLKRELNSRNLLLKEKTQEISSLQQKLLTLGDRLVERNESVESICKKYLTLKRRKDEQEILLRGSIETLQDTLRKSNDGAFKNDSEISSILGKDALSAREIRRSDGLAYENSFLRVLLQKAKRSYKTSGNSSAISFD